TGCAAATTCTCCTATCCCTCCAGTTGTTGTTGCTGTAATTGCTTGTAGTAGATTTTTTACTACAACTATTCCAAATCCAACTAATGGCCCTAAAGACATTCCTCCAAATATTGCTGGAATATCTGATAAGTCAATTTTTAAGAAATCTGGAAATATACCTGGTATTGGTGCTTGAATAAACATTAATAAATAAGATATTGCTGATAAAATTGACATTACTACTAAAGTTCTTGTTGAAATCATATTACCTCTTTTTGCTGTACTTTGCATAATTATTATCCTCCTAATAAATACATTTATATTTTTTAGGAAAAACAAAAAACTCGAAGACCTTATCTTCGAGTTTTTATGGATATAGTTTAAACAAACTAAAATAAACTTATTTATGTTCCATAAATATCTTCTCTCATCCAGACTTTACTGTCGGCTTTGGAATTTCACCAAATCAACCACCTAAGTAGTTCGCGGGCTATACCGCCGGTAGGGAATCTCACCCTGCCCCGAAGATCTTCTTTGATTTTTTAATTTTCCTTACACTCTTATATTAGTTAATTTTTTAATAATTGTCAAGTTATTTTTTTTCGTACACTACTTTACCATTTATTATAGTGTAAAGTACACTACTTTGAATCTCTAGTGGAGAATTATCCCAAATTACTATATCTGCATCTTTACCAACTTCTATAGAACCTACTCTATCTTCAATCCCTAGAGTCTTAGCTGGATTTATTGTAATAGATTCTATTGCCTTTTCTTCCTTCATACCATGCTTAACTGCTATCCCTGCACATATCGGAAGATATTGAACTGGTATTACTGGATGGTCTGTCATTATACATACATCAAGCCCTGCATTTGAAAGTATTCCAGCTGTATTAAACGTTAAATTTCTAAGTTCAAACTTAGACCTTTCTGATAATGAGGGTCCTACTATTACAGGGAATCCTTCTTCCAATAGCTCCTCCACTATAAGATGACCTTCTGTACAATGGTCTAATGTAAGCTTTAAATTAAATTCTTTTGCAATCCTTATCGCTGTGAACATATCATCAGCTCTATGAGCATGTGCTTTAAAAGGAATTTCTCCTCTTAAAACAGGTATCAAACTTTCCATTTTGATGTCATATTCAGGTTTTTCACAGTCTTCATCATCATGACTTTCATACAGGTCGACTTCCTCTAAATACTCTTCTGCTTTTTTAAGATTTTCTCTAAGTAATGAAGCTATTGCCATTCTAGTTTGTGGAGATTTATCATCTTGGCCATAACAGCTTTTTGGATTTTCTCCAAAGGCTATCTTAGATGCTACTGGATTTTTTATTACCATTTTATCAATTCTTTTTCCATATGTCTTTATAGCTATACATTGACCTCCCATAACATTTGCACTTCCAGGAGTTGTACATACAGAAGTTATACCACCCTCAAAAGCTTCTTTAAATGTTCTGTCCATTGGATTGATTCCATCTATAGGATTTAATTGTGGTGTTATTGGGTCAGTTTCTTCATTTCCATCTGCTCCTTCAAATCCTATGCCATCTTCCCACAATCCTAAATGAGTATGTGCATCTATAAATCCTGGAAATACAAATTTACCATTTGCATCTATCACCTCTACATCTAAAGGTGCTATTAAGTCTTTTCCTATTTCTATTATCTTTCCTTGGTTTATAAGTATATCTCCCTGAATTACTCCATTTGTTATGGTATTTATATTACCATTTTTTACAAAAACCATTCATTTTCCTCCTGATTTTCAATACTATACTTTTCAATACTATACTACTTATTTTAAATATTATTTCCTTACAATCCTATTTCATAAG
This sequence is a window from Clostridioides difficile. Protein-coding genes within it:
- a CDS encoding amidohydrolase, producing the protein MVFVKNGNINTITNGVIQGDILINQGKIIEIGKDLIAPLDVEVIDANGKFVFPGFIDAHTHLGLWEDGIGFEGADGNEETDPITPQLNPIDGINPMDRTFKEAFEGGITSVCTTPGSANVMGGQCIAIKTYGKRIDKMVIKNPVASKIAFGENPKSCYGQDDKSPQTRMAIASLLRENLKKAEEYLEEVDLYESHDDEDCEKPEYDIKMESLIPVLRGEIPFKAHAHRADDMFTAIRIAKEFNLKLTLDHCTEGHLIVEELLEEGFPVIVGPSLSERSKFELRNLTFNTAGILSNAGLDVCIMTDHPVIPVQYLPICAGIAVKHGMKEEKAIESITINPAKTLGIEDRVGSIEVGKDADIVIWDNSPLEIQSSVLYTIINGKVVYEKK